CGGGCGGCCGCCCTATGTGCTTCTAAATGAGATCTAGAGCATACTGTTAACAACAAAGGTAGCGGAGAACAAGAAATAGGATGGATCTGAGGAATATAAGAAgaacagaggataacaaggaaTTAACTTTTCAAAGGACAAATTACTTGAATAAAGAGTAAGAGTTCATATAAGTTGTTCGATACTCCTCGTATGCACTCAGTATTTTAACCAGCGACTCTCTTACATTTATATGGGTTGGGCTTGATACGTGCGCGCAGGCACATCTAGCGAACCCATTCGCTGCCACCAAAACTAACACTAGGCTTTCTGGTGGGGCTGTCCATAGTAGTAGAAGCTTCCTCCGGTTCGTGGGTGCTGACAATATCCCCCCGTTCTCAACTCCGACCGGGGCTCATGACGGTGCGATGGCGCCCCCCTCCCCCAAACGTGAGGACGACGGTCATCTACTGCCAAGAGTTGCGAGACTCAGATTGGGCCAATGGAGCACTGCACGAGAGGACTTCGTGATCTCGTGGGGCGTCCGGTCAAGTGGGCTGTAGCCTCTTAAGAGGTTCAGCCTAGCCCCAGCCCAACGATGCGTCTTCTTGCCACCAGACGCCGCTGGCGACTTTGGCAGTTCACCATCCACTCCCCTACCTGCAGTCCCGTTCAGGCACTCACGCCGATGCATTATTGTCGTTGCACGATAGCGCTCCGCGTCCGTCCGTCAGTCCATCCTGCAACCCCAACTCGACACCCGCCAGCCGCGTCAGCGGATCCCATGCACCGCTGCCGCGGGCGCTTGCAACCGGGCAGCAATCTTCGGTGCATCACTTTGGCCGTGCGAAAATTTTGATGTTGAACTCCGCCCTAGGTCATTTTTTgggctggcttcgccactgcCCAATAGAGTATACTTGTACAGATCGTGACATCACAAATCCATGTGGTCGTACAGGAAAGTCACCACTGAACCTTAGTGTAAAACAACTACGCTTAGCCGCCGTTAACTACGGTGTAAAACAACTACGCTTAGCCGTCGTTAACTAGGGTGGTGTTGGATCCAAAACTTTAGCCCACTTACGGGAAATATTAGGCGCCAACGAGCTTCATGGTAGAAAGGTGAAAATCTTTTTAAAAGTATAGATGCaagtattcaaaaaaatttaaatgatGCACATCCACATTACATCATTAGAGTACTTTATGGTAAAAGTTGAGATACAAaactattttaaaaaaattatataaaagtaACAAATTCGATATACAAATGCCTCATCACTTTGAGTTTGTCacttttgtttgatttttttctaaattgaGTTTGCATCCCAACTTTTGATACAAAGTACATCTAAGAATGCACTATGCGTGTGCATCGtttgagttttttttatatatgaAACTATGGTTTTAAGGAGTTTTCATCATTTCGCCGAGAAGGCGGTTTATTAGCGTTTGATTAGTTCTTACTAGCTCATATTTAGCTTCATTAGGATATCTAGAGCTAAACTTATATCAACATCCTAATGTGGCCACATTTGTTCTTATCTTAATTTCGGATCTCCCGGTTCCTCAAAGTGGAGCAAACAATAAAGCGCATGACGCTCCCACGAGGCCACGAGGCGCCAAGTACACGAACACTTTTCATAAAAAAAGTACACGAACACTTGCTTCCTCAAAAAGCAGGCTGCCCACGCTCCACGTGCACCGCTCCCGCTCGACGTgcacttcttcctctctcgctcGCCCGTgtgtatatattttttctttttgaaagaaAGCCGCAAAAGTTTTGCTGTTCTTGTATTAATATAGTAGACTGAGAACAAAACAAACGGCCTAAGTcgaaaaagagagaaacaaaGTTGAGCCCTAGCCTATTCTCTCGCTCGCCCGTGTGTATAGGGTTGTTTAAGTCCAATTGATAATATCTAATATCTAGAaatgctaaattttagcactagTTCATCAAATAGGAGTGCTAATGTGGCAGGCTAAATTTTAGCTAAAAGTAAAAAAACTAAGATATAACTGCTAATAGATGCTAAAGTTTAGTACTAAGACCATCTCAGCCCTCCTAGTAGGATGGTGTCCATAGTATTAATGAGGCTGCCACATAAGTAATTTAGTGATATGATAAGAGAGTTAATAAGGGAAAGATAGATACGATTTCTCATgcaagacaccatgtctacacaagAACCAAGAAAGAGAGAAGAATGATAGGGTAAGGcaaggagaaaaaaagagagggggttAGATGAGATTTATTTTCTTCGTTTATCATAGAAACTATGCATTGGGGAGATAGTGTATATAGGCAGTTTcttactctctttttttcttttagacACCACCTATAGACACCATTGGTTGGGGATGGCCCAACTCAACTCAGGATGCAAGTGGATGGCTTGATATTTAGTTAATCCAAAAACTGATCCACACTGTCCACTTAATTattttttgggttttgggttggctTGACCCAAAATAATTCTAAAACCAGTATCAGTAGCTATAGTGTACTTGATAAATGCACAAAAGGCATAGCTGCATCTGCTTCCAAGTGAACGCTGTAGCAGGGCATGTTGCTGCTGGGTGAACGTTGTTGCTGCCGATTGAATAAACAAGCCTGCAAGCACGACATCACGGATGCCGCTAGGTGAACGGGTCTGACAGCAGCCTTGATCGAGGAAGGACGCTGCTGGGCATAAAGAAGAGTGGATGGCGCGCGGTACCTTGAGTACGGATGAGGGTTGAGGTCAATGCAACGACGGGCGGCGGGGACCCGGCCTGTGCGATCGGGCGGCGCGGACACAGCGCGATTTGGTGGCGCGAGCGAGGTACGTCTCGCCGTtgaggaggaagatgatggATCTCCACCAGCTCCTTCCAGCTACCGGCCTCACCTCCgagccgccgctgcgccggcgTGGGAGGTGCGAGTGTCATTGGCCGCGCCCCGGCCGGTGCGAGTGTCATTAGACGAGAGAGCACGGATAGGGCCACACCGGAGAAAGCCATGGACCATGGTGGCGCTCGGAATCGATTAGAGGAGGGCAGGacgtgtgtgtgggggggggggggggggggcaacaaAAAGGCTTacgtttctctttttttttggtaacCAGTTAGTATTGCACCATATTACTTTTGAGTTGTCTCTACAGGGCTTTTAGGCCCCTACTAATAATTGTGGATTGGGTTTTGGGGTCAGTGGGTTGACCTAGAAATTCTACATGACGATACTCAACTTTTGCACATTCAAAACATATCCTAGAGACGTGAGAACTTTGCACACCATCACACACCTTTGCCGAAATCGGCAGCACACGTGCCCCATATTTTTCAGGCGCGTGCGGCGCGTGTCTATGCTTATCGCCGTGGCTAGCAGTGTCAAGAGCCCAGCACCCCGGTTAGTTACACAGTGACACCGACACCGCGTGCATCTTGTGACATGCATGGTCACTCACGGACGGACGGCTCGCCGGTCGCGCTCGGACCCGCCGTCCTCCCGCCCGCGCTGTCCCGCAGACTGTGGCGTGGCGGTTAGGAGTTGTTTCAGCAGATCAGCACAGCAAATCAGCACAGGTGCTAAGATTTTTTTAGTAAGAATAATTACACTCACATGCGCCCACACACAGCTGGAAATTAAAAAAATCCTTAGACCCGATACGTTACGATACGATTATATTCTCCCGATATAAAGATTCCGCCGTGCGTCACGCGCTGGTTAGTTGACCCGGTTTTGACATGGCCGGCCGtacgtaggggtggtaatgggccatgaccCTAATGgcttcttcacagcccaataaagcgcttaaaattttaaaatttttagttcaaaaatacatatgtttagagcccggcccttttagggcccgattcttagattttctagttcaaaatgttgggccctttaccacccctggCCGTACGTGGAGTCCCCCCCAAGTTTCGGGTGAACGCGACCGCATTGTATTGTACGTATCCGCCGGCGACGATCGACCGCGGATTCTTGGATCCGCCGAGAAGAGGACCGGCGAGCCCTCTTCGCCTTCCCTTGTCACGGAGGTTCCAAGCGGCAAGAAACCGAGACTGAAGGAGGCACTGCCGCGCAAGCAAGGGCAGGCAGTAGGAGAGCTGCTTGAGTGCTTGCtgtggctgtggagctccggTCCGTCCTACTCGACCGAAAAGCGGTGGAAGACGACCTGACGCATGCGTCCAACCCAGACGAACAGGTCACAGTACACGCAAAAATATACAGGCTCGTCGCGCTGTTTCGCAACCGTCCGATCTGCCCGGTTGGCTCTTGCGACTGGGTCTATTAGGGAGGGCCGAAGCTTCTTCTCTTAGGACTTGTTTAGCACTGCTAGTCTGCCACGGACTAACCTTTATTTACACTGTGCTGCTCACCACCTGCGCTTGTTAATTTACACAAGTACCGCCTCATTCACTGGCAGCTAAAGATAACAATAATATACTGTGCCACAAAAGCACTCGCATCTAGACAAGGCAGGCTATAGGTCGATGCCGCGCCGTCGATCACTCGAGTCAAAACCACCACGACATGCTAATCTCTGATCTCGATCTTAATCAGGGACTAAAATGTCATTAGTGTGAGTATGAGTAACCCGTCAGATGAGCGATCGAGGATTTGAACCAGgcaactagctagctaggtcaTCAGAATGGGCATCACTGCAACTGGAGTACACCGGATGACAATTTGCAGCTTATGGTATGTTTGGCCCTATTTGGTTTGTTTGCGATAGGAAGTATTGcaaattttgactaataattaggggtattaaataaaggtaatttatAAAACGAACTTCACAACTTTTCTCTacttcgtgagacgaatctaatgagacctttgaccacACGATTAGAGGctagtactgtagcattactataaCTAATAATCGATTAATTATCGTTATTAGTTTTGTCACGggaagttacactcatccgtggaaaggttttgtaaataaacttcgtttagtactctatgcatgcaagattctctTTTTGCGATAggtggaaccaaacagggcctttacACGCGGTGCTAATTTAAGCCTGCGAAACGACTCAAATAAATGCACATATGATTTTAGGCCAGTCTGAATGGGAAGTATAATAATACATGGTACAATTACTAAGACTGATAACTATAGGTAACCGATGATACAATTACTAAAACTGTCAACTAGGTAACCCGAACCGATAAAGTGTCATAGTGATGATGCACTCCTCTCACATCCCATGACACTCTTTGTAATAACTCTACCATACCAACAAATTTGACGATCATGACACTCCAATAATTAATACTCCTATTCAGATtggcttatatatatatgccccGGGGCGACTCTACAGTCTACACACGCACCATCTCGCTCCACACCATCTCGCGCCCATGTTCCCGTGCGAGCAAGAccgcacggcggcggcacgcaCCGCGCTCACCAACACGGGCTACCAGCCGTGCGCCGCGCCCCGCTCGCTCCAGCTCGCGTCTCGCCATCAGCCCGGCAAGCAAGCGGTACCCCCGGCCGCGGACGCCGTGCAGCTGCGGCGCGCCCAGTGCAAGAAGCACGGGGCGTCGAAGTCGCGCCGGTCCTCGACCACCGTGGTGGCCACGGACGTCAACAACTTCCGGGCCATGGTGCAGGAGCTCACCGGCTTCCCGGCAGCAGCCATCTTCCGCCCGCTGCCGCGCAGGGTGAACGCGGCCAgtcccttcgccgccgccggcggcgcgcggcagggGTGCTCTGGTAGTGAACGGCATGGGCATCGCGGTTCGGAGGCGTCCAACAATAGTACTGCCGGCGGTGCCGGCTGCAGCAGCCCCGACGACGCTCCGGCGCCGCTGCctgcgacggcgccgccgccgctgggcttGTTCGACGGGCTGACGGACCTCGGGTCGCCGGAGTTCGACCCCTCCTGGGGAGATCTGTCCATGGAGTAGTAAGCCCTCGTTGGGTCATCTTTGGCCGGCTAGGCTAATGGATTGTTCAAGGACGGTACGTAACCTGGTTTTGGTAATTCCCTTGCGCTCATGTGCTCTGCGCATCTTGTTCTTTCCTGATCGATCAGGTGTGTAACACGAGGGCAGGCTGGCAGCAGTGCTTGTTGTTTTCAAAAGATATGATAATTAATCATGCTCATGCAAGCAAATCAGTACTCCCGATTGGCTCAGTTGACTTTTTTAATTACATAATGCCTTCTTTTGGACAATAATGGAAAGAGTTATGACCTCTCTAACCTCTTGCATCCAATTCGTTGTTATAAGGTTCTATTTTAAATGATAAAAGAAGAATCGCGAAGTGCTTACCTGTTCTCCAAGGGGTTCAATCCCTCTTGTTTTTGCTTGTTAAGCGATGCAGTGTAGTAGTATAAGCGAAAGATGATAAATGGGGTAGTCGCAGTCGCTGACGCGTGGGCGACTGGACCTTCATATGGCGGCGGTTGACAAATAATTTCTTGTACAAGCAGTGTCGTCTGACGAAGATAGCCAAATGTGCCGCGCGAAGTAATCCAAATACCCCTCTGTTTTTTTACATGTCACATTAGAttttctaaacaaatttaaataaaaatatagcaacattTACAATAAATATATGCATTAGCAAAACATATATTACTATGGATTCAATGGAACAAAATTgtattgtaaatattattatatttttctataaattttagTTAAAGTTGGACAAATTTAATTTAGAATAAAGCTAATACGATCACTCTGTTCGGCTTGCTGTGAGAAAAAAAAGTACTGCTGACTGACTGTGGCTGGTACTggttggtgtgagagaaaaacactattgGTTGATTGCATCCCCAAAGAGTGGATATGGAGCGGAGAGAAGCTCGCACGGGGtcctgtttagttcgcgaatttttttggattttgacattgtagcactttcgttgttatttgacaattaatattcaattatggactaattaggcttagaAGATTCGtttcgtgctaatcagttagattgtgtcattagttattttttcaactaaatTTAGTGCTCTATGCATAtgttcaaaaattcgatgtgccgggtactgtagaaaatttttggaaactaaacagggccgacTGGTTGTGCAACCGGAACAAGATCCGCTGCAGTTGAGTGCCCTGCAGTGGTGTCcctgacacgtgggccccacacatgcaggcccacctgtcagtggcCCAACTGCTGGCTGCCGAACTGCAGCGGATCCCTTTCCTGTGCAACCAGTGACGGCCACTCAGTTTGCGCAACAAGTGACGTGCCATGGCACCTGACAGGCTAGGCTGAACGTGTCAAGCACCTCTGAATATTTCTCTCGTCATCATCCGGATTTCATCATGAGTTGAATGCACCATCAGATCTAAGCTAGCATGAGAGCTGAATGATGCATGCGCAATGAGAAGCTTGGTGCATGCATCATTCAGCTGAATGATGCATGCACCTAGGGTCAGAGTTTATGAACAATTAGCATTCAGTTTGCTTCTTCTTGTCTAGCCATCAGGAATGGGCAATCATAAttcacaaaaagaaaaagaaaaaaacgaaCTGGCAAAACTGTACAAAAGCCACATAATGAAGGGAACAGCCCAGCCACGTGCTTCAAACCCGCAACCCCCGAGTGTTGATTGCAGCTGGTGGTGTACTGGCGTCTGGTTGGCAAACCACAATGCTAACGCAAACGGAATAATAGAACTTtgtttggcggcggcggcgaggcggggcacTGCCCGCCGGGATGAAGGATAGCGGGGCGGAGGCGCCGGGACGGAGCTGGAGcccggccggcggtggtggaagCGGAGGAGTGACACTGACATATATTCGGCCCATGGCGGTAGAGACTGAGCGAGCCTTCTGCGAGGCTCCTTCTCCCAGTCGCTCCTACGACTTGGAATAGGCCTCGAAAAATTGAGCGCCGCCGGTAAGATACGAAACGGGACCTGATACACTTTGCTTTCGCAGGTAAACAACTTTGTATTGGACTGTAATCACTTAACAGGGTACCTGAATACAGCAAATCCGTACCAAACAAAATCAAATGGAAACGAATCACAGTGTCAAGGGATCGCACCAATTTTCCAccaaaccaaacactatgaaacagtaGCAAGCCCATCAAGAAAACATCTTTTATTTAACGAGCACTGCTATATATGCAGGCTAGGTCACGAACTTATTATTGTTCAGAAACACAACCATGCGTTCAGAACTTTTATGCAGTTTCATCTTCCCATTAGACAAGGAGGAACACATGAGATGGTGCTGAGACACGCCTCCTCACTCTGCTCCTAACAGTGCGAGGAGAATATCCTCGTAGTCTCTGGTTGTATCTTTAGCAACTGCACGCTCCAGCGGCACGCTGTTCCTCTTCTGGTAGGCCTCCTTAATCAGCTTCAGGTCGACCTCGGCGCGAGTAGTTATGACCCTGGTGAGATCATCCTCATCTGTGCCCATGCCTCCAAGAGCCAATCGAAGGACTTTCTCAAAGTATCTGTCAGGGCAAGTGAAGCAACGAATGATCGCTCGCAGGGTTGCAAGGAACTCATCCTTGGGATCAACTTTTAGATCCTGTTAGAAATGAGCACCAAACAACATTATGAGCAACTGAACAATCTCACAAAAAAGAAACAGTAAACAGTTCCTCCTCTTTTGGCAATCTACAAGCACTTGAATCTTGCAGAAATAGGTGAATTCAGGGCAAACAACAGACTGTTGATGAGTGAA
This window of the Panicum virgatum strain AP13 chromosome 1K, P.virgatum_v5, whole genome shotgun sequence genome carries:
- the LOC120657735 gene encoding uncharacterized protein LOC120657735, with protein sequence MFPCEQDRTAAARTALTNTGYQPCAAPRSLQLASRHQPGKQAVPPAADAVQLRRAQCKKHGASKSRRSSTTVVATDVNNFRAMVQELTGFPAAAIFRPLPRRVNAASPFAAAGGARQGCSGSERHGHRGSEASNNSTAGGAGCSSPDDAPAPLPATAPPPLGLFDGLTDLGSPEFDPSWGDLSME